A genome region from Labilibaculum antarcticum includes the following:
- the folK gene encoding 2-amino-4-hydroxy-6-hydroxymethyldihydropteridine diphosphokinase: MARVYFLLGGNLDNRERILSEAILKMKLEIGELISTSSLYETEPWGFEHEQNFLNQVVVFESELSAIEILDSTQQIEKDLGRVRKKNQYSERTIDIDILFYEDQIISTDRLVVPHPRIQERLFALVPLLDVAPELIHPIELKSVKELHAKCPDKLEVKKFKQ; the protein is encoded by the coding sequence ATGGCGAGAGTATATTTTTTATTGGGAGGCAACCTGGATAATAGAGAAAGAATCCTTTCTGAAGCAATTTTAAAGATGAAATTGGAAATAGGTGAGTTGATTAGTACTTCTTCTTTGTATGAAACAGAACCTTGGGGTTTTGAGCACGAACAGAATTTTCTGAATCAAGTTGTCGTGTTTGAGTCGGAATTATCAGCAATTGAAATATTGGATAGTACGCAACAAATTGAAAAAGATTTGGGGCGGGTTCGTAAGAAAAATCAGTACAGCGAAAGAACTATTGATATTGATATTCTTTTTTATGAGGATCAAATTATCTCCACCGATCGTTTGGTTGTACCGCATCCTAGAATTCAGGAAAGATTATTTGCTTTGGTACCACTCCTCGATGTCGCTCCAGAATTAATTCATCCAATTGAATTGAAAAGTGTAAAGGAAT